The following DNA comes from Musa acuminata AAA Group cultivar baxijiao chromosome BXJ1-4, Cavendish_Baxijiao_AAA, whole genome shotgun sequence.
atttatatgccTCCTTGAATCTCAGCAAACGTTTCAGCTTCTAACATAGCTTACACAGAGAAcaacatgtataaaatatttcatcagAACCAATATCATCAACTACATTTTCCAGCTACATCGATGGcacttcattctatcatcaatataTGATAACCTGATGCATGACTAGATTGCTACTCTATACATTAATAGAGGAGGGATACAAATTCTTAATGAGAACTCTGGATTATTTTTGTGAACCGATATCTTCACCATCTTCTGCGATATCGAACAAGAACTGAGGCAGTGATGCGATGCGAGGAAGATGCATCAGTAGCTCCCCAAAGGAGtcctttcttgagatgtttgccgCTGTCCTACGACCCGAAGccttgttggactcttcttcaggATCGAAGCCATTACCGGTTGTCGAAGTTCCACCCCAGTTCATCTGCTGGCTTTGTACCATGCCAGCGTCCTGGAGCAGACAGCAAAAGGAATTCACCTTCGACATGATCGATCTTTCATCGGAAGCAGGCATCTGGGAATCAGTAAAAAGAGATTCAACCAACTCCAATATTTCTTGGTCACGAATAACCGTGCTGGAAGACTGTGGATTCCTTGATGCGAACTGATCAGATATGCAATATCCTAGTTGATTGATAAAGTCATTGATCGATATTGAAGGCTTGAGTCCAGGAACTGTCAGATGATCCCAGCAGCTCTGATTGTTAGTCTCTTCGGTTCCAACAGCACCGTTTCCTTTTGATACTGGAGGTTCAAGAACTGGAACACAAAATAGAAGGTTTTAAAACAATGTGGAATTGCAAAGAGTAACTATGTCGTCAAAGGTTAACTGATCAATAGATTAGCAACCCAAAAGCTCCATTTTAGACGAAGAAAAGAATAAGCAAACAGAAAGCACCTGCCCTATCCATCTCCAGGCAAGAAAGTCTAGCACCTTAGTTCCAAAGAAGACATGCATGCCCACTAGATTTTAGATATACAAATCTAGAGATAATCAATATCCGATTATAGATATCGAAAACATGAGTTAGATGATGAGTTCAGCATTTTTTACGAGTGATATGTCCTGATTTCTTCTTTGAGGTTCAAACAAAAGGAGGAAGAAAATTTCTGCCTTATACAAAATGAGAAGACAATCAATTGTCCTATCAGAGCAATGATGAACTTCAATTAAGATCTCATTGGTAAAAAACAATGCAAGCCTTCCATAGTAGAAAGTGCAGAATATTTATTTTCCTGAACCTTTAAAACACAGGTACATTCTCGCACAAAACTGAGTTCCAAAACTACCTGAGCTTGGTGGGTGGATTTCCGCTACAGAAACATCAACCGATGTGCCGCCCTTAGTAGAAGTTGATCTTCCGGCACAAGCCGATGCAGAATCTTGAAACTCTTGAACTGAAGATCCATATGAATCTTTGAGATTATCAAATGGATGACACCTTGGTTCAAAGAATCGGCTTTCCTGAATTTCTGGTTCTTGACTTAGCGCATATAGCCGTGGATCGTATTGGATAAGCTTCTCTAAATGCTTGCTTAGCAAACCTTGCGGGCATTGTAGAAAATGCTTCCTGAAATCGAGTATATCGAAATATACTATCAGCACAGTACATTAAAATAATACCGAAGAGAACACCAAATTGCAAGTTCTTCTTATTCCCCATTAACTAATTAAACGACAATTATGGAGAGTGGCACACAATTAATGTGTAATATGTGCTGATCAACCGTTTAACAGAGCCACTATTTCAAGTATGATTCTGAATTATCTTCAACAAACAACGAAGTACATGACAGTTTTAGCTCATGGTACAAAACACTAAATATCTCATAGGTAAATCATTCCTAGTATTGATTATTATAATATTCCTTGAACTAGATCAGCTAAATCTATTTCCATGCCTAAACAAGGGCATGTCTAATCCTTTTAGTACATCTTCATAAGCAACAAAAGTTCATCCCACCAACCCATGGAACTATACTTTGAGGTCCCAACCCATGGAACTATGCTTTGACGTCACTTAGGCTATCCACAGAGTTCATGTATCTCAATCCATGTAAAAGAATTAAAAAAGTCTATGACAATTATAACAGACAAGAAAAGTCATGATATGTTAAAGCAACGATAAAGTGTCTAAGAAAGGACTATAACAAGTAATGTGATAGTCGCAACATATTACATGCAAAACAAATTTGACGACTGCGACAAATATACATCACGATGAGAAAGGCAGTTCCAATCACTTTGCCCAAAATCATATGTGCTCATGCAAGAAATAGGTAGTGTTGATTCCTAAATGCTGGTATAATGGTAAAGTAAGATAATAAATCAACAGCACAATC
Coding sequences within:
- the LOC135645892 gene encoding uncharacterized protein LOC135645892 isoform X2 — its product is MVHLASYGKLHSEAELPIKKRLPPPQPQPPSSKVKLEIEDQLEDQHGPLNKRPKVADPHLQQQWGTGKDMPLTEGVQYDLLDEPSPLGLRLRKSPSLLDLIQMRLSQANAAVTSHSMENEGLGDEKKKETRSSSALATTEKMKASNFPASILRIGSWEYVSRYEGDLVAKCYFAKRKLVWEILEGGLKSKIEIQWSDITALKANCPEDGPGTLDVVSARQPLFFRETNPQPRKHTLWQATSDFTDGQASIHRKHFLQCPQGLLSKHLEKLIQYDPRLYALSQEPEIQESRFFEPRCHPFDNLKDSYGSSVQEFQDSASACAGRSTSTKGGTSVDVSVAEIHPPSSVLEPPVSKGNGAVGTEETNNQSCWDHLTVPGLKPSISINDFINQLGYCISDQFASRNPQSSSTVIRDQEILELVESLFTDSQMPASDERSIMSKVNSFCCLLQDAGMVQSQQMNWGGTSTTGNGFDPEEESNKASGRRTAANISRKDSFGELLMHLPRIASLPQFLFDIAEDGEDIGSQK
- the LOC135645892 gene encoding uncharacterized protein LOC135645892 isoform X1; this translates as MVHLASYGKLHSEAELPIKKRLPPPQPQPPSSKVKLEIEDQLEDQHGPLNKRPKVADPHLQQWGTGKDMPLTEGVQYDLLDEPSPLGLRLRKSPSLLDLIQMRLSQANAAVTSHSMENEGLGDEKKKETRSSSALATTEKMKASNFPASILRIGSWEYVSRYEGDLVAKCYFAKRKLVWEILEGGLKSKIEIQWSDITALKANCPEDGPGTLDVVSARQPLFFRETNPQPRKHTLWQATSDFTDGQASIHRKHFLQCPQGLLSKHLEKLIQYDPRLYALSQEPEIQESRFFEPRCHPFDNLKDSYGSSVQEFQDSASACAGRSTSTKGGTSVDVSVAEIHPPSSVLEPPVSKGNGAVGTEETNNQSCWDHLTVPGLKPSISINDFINQLGYCISDQFASRNPQSSSTVIRDQEILELVESLFTDSQMPASDERSIMSKVNSFCCLLQDAGMVQSQQMNWGGTSTTGNGFDPEEESNKASGRRTAANISRKDSFGELLMHLPRIASLPQFLFDIAEDGEDIGSQK